Below is a genomic region from Asterias amurensis chromosome 4, ASM3211899v1.
CaggtttctgttaagcaatactactctgtgcttagcaaacatTGGGGCAAACAGGCTTtaaatgaaaatgggcccttTATGTGCATACACGTTTAATGTCATTTCATTTGTGTCCCCTCATCggaattttgttgtattgctcttaaaccattttgatgtatagacttgctttttttttacgtATATCATTTTAggtgtgtttttctgtgtatgtctttgcttgtttgcctttttaaactgtttagtgatttgtattatcttctgtgcttttttaaatgccccctcttgccttaatgtatttttagggttttaggagacatacgccttttggcgacagttatttttttaacttttatgctctcctgggcaccccactgttgttttactttgttttcttaaatatttttaatgtatgtatatgtgcttgtaaatgtgattgcccgaataaatattattattattattttactgtacATACAGCAAGGAATGGTAAAATGTCTCCTATATCCAATTGTCTATGTGAAAGATTTAGAAGGACTGCAGGTCCATTGCTTATCACAGAGCCAGTCATTCCAATCTTATCAAACACAATATTTGGTAAGCTGCCTAACCACCATAGAAGTGAAATAACCAAACATGGGAcgagagaaaaatcaaatggtcctcATTGGTATTTGAACCCCAGACCCCTGacacaagtacaaacaaactgTACCAGTACACCTTTCTTGTACATGAGTTACCATACATGTTCACGTTTACTCAAAATTGAGtaatttttcttttacctcgtcaagaAACACggaatcaaaaatttgactcccataaatggctgaccaagtaagaaaaccacgcaatttcgaggcaaatgagtttggatcattgtattctacttttaaaatatctttctaaccatatgcatgttacaacaaacggttacaaacgcttatcaaagaccaattcgactgatccaaggcaacgtgttccttaaacaaCAAAAACCTTTGGACATCTATCTTGGACCATCAGAAGCATCCACTCCCATTTTGAATCTCGGAGATTAGACTCAAGACTCGACTCTCAAAGTAAGACTGATAATTCTCATTAGATGGCATTACCATGAAGATTAATTCTGCCTCGGGGGAGGAGGACGATGTAATCAATCTTGTATCAAGAAATGCTAATAATATCAAGACATGTCTGTCATTAAATTACAAGATGAGCAGAGTACGCCGTTTGTACTCTTCtcatgaagacgatcagagcatactgattgaaacgttgagtggGTAACCACTAGctgctcaaaagagatattcacatggtgttaatgTAAAAATCTCTCTAAATTAAAGTTTGAATTGTCAAGTCCATATCAGAGCTGATGCCAACATTTGCAGCTTGCAATGAAAGAATGGTGTATAACAATCAGGGAGTAATTagaaattacattcaacattatGAACACAAAATTTTGTTCACCAATAAGGAAGATATTTAGAACCACATAGGGTGAAAaatttccataatcagggagattgtcaaacttgttcatcagaacatggaaagattcaGGCtaattttcagggaactttctgcagaatcagggagagttagAAGATCTGACAACAAACCAATGACCCCTTTTCAGAGCAACCACTTCTCACACAATAGATTTACAGCACACAtggttgaactacatgtaccagtCGTACTTGTAATTAAGTTACTTGCAAAGTTATGGAAATCATTGGTTGTTTTTCAAGAACGTTTTGATAATAATACATGGTACAGTTATGGCTTTGTCACATTTGTTTAAATACAAGTAGCTCTGCGGCTTCACACAGGTAACCAATCCCCCCCAGTCGAATGCAtccacaaaaacacaaacccaAAACATGTGGTCAATGTTACATAAATGTTTGCTCAACtatcaaacaaaaaaatcaaagaccagacctataaaaaaaaaaatcacccatgGGTTTATTTTGTGGTGGGATGCAACCTCTAAAATATGCATGTACCTTGCACAACATCCCATCCACCATCTCAGGCAAGTAGGTCATCTCTGCATACATTTAACATTACGCTAGATTGTAAATGCCAGACACACCGTCCACGAGTGATAGTAATAGCATCAAATGCTGTTTGTGGTTGCATCAAGTTACGGGATTagcttacatacatgtaccagcaTAAACACTCCACTTTCACTAGAAGGTCCTTGTGCACATTAACGtcactggacacgtttagtaattactcaaaatatgttttagcatcaaaacttatcacgcaatggagagctgttgatagtataaaacattgtgagaaatggctccctctgaagtaacgtaggttttgaggaagaggtaatttctcactaaaaatttgaagccctttgtaggcatctgaaagcaaacaagtttgtacaaggatgtttttttcagccattattctcttacaacttgTAAGACCAAttgattgagtctaaattttcacagatttgttgtttggGTTAAagcaagtgaaaatactggtctttgtcgGTTAcacaggtgtccagtgcctttaaatttaagTATGAAAAACCAAAACTGGGAAAATTTTCAAGCATGttcaagttttaaaaaacaccCCACAAAAATAAATGGTCGAAAACAAAACGCCTTAACGGTGCATTTTGTTtgagtaaattaatttatttcaagGTGATCGTCATAAAATATTCAAGTTTCAATAGCAAGATGCTAGCTTGAGAAAAGCTCCCACCTGCATGTTTCGTTTGCGATTCTATTGGACTgaaggactgcactagtaaactgaaaTACTGATGGGATCAGGCTTACCACCATAGTCACGAGTCCAACAgcttgggtgttgagttaccataAGGTTTTGGATTTCGTTAGAGTGAGAGATAACCCAAGTAAATCAATTGAGGGTGTTAGGGTTTTCATGAAGGAAAACAATATCATAGTCTCCAAAACAattgtatttattaataataattatacgaTACTTATAGTTGATGCATAGAGCAAGATaaaaggcctacatgtactttatgcTCGTGTTTACTTCATAAATACAGGTATGCTGGAAAATATTACAAAGAGCAAATATTTTAAGATTATTTACTCTTTGTGATATTTTCCACCCTACCCGATTAAATGAGTCTGCATGTTGATAGCCCAGTGACGGCAGTTTGTGCAAGTAAAGACAAGACAGGACAAAATCTTAAGAGGTGTCGGTATGCTTAGCACTTAAAGATTAATAcccattactcataacaaaTGCAAGCACAAGAATGaactataaaaaaattaatagtaaacttgcgggtacaaccataaaGCAAGGAacggtacaaccatgtaatagtCCTCATTTGGCCcagaaaagagccagtttggtaTCGACGTTACGAACAGTATACTCAAGCCTACATCAAgcctacatacatacatgtctGCAGTGGTTAAACCATGAATTCAATTTCCAACAATCCTTTCGGGAACCACCTGAAAGGaagggtacaaccatgtaatagtCCTCATTTGAGCCAGTTTGGTCTCGTTGTTACGAACAGTATACTCAAGCCTACATCAAgcctacatacatacatgtctGCAGTGGTTAAACCATGAATTCAATTTCCAACAATCCTTTCGGGAACCACCTGAAAGGAAGGTAACAACCATGTAATAGTCCTCATTTGGCCcaaaaagagccagtttggtaTCGACGTTACGAACAGTATACTCAAGCCTACATCAAgcctacatacatacatgtctGCAGTGGTTAGATAAACCATGAACTCAATTCCCTACAATCCTTTCGGGAACCCCCTGAAAGGAAGGTAACAACCATGTAATAGTCCTCTTTTGGcactgaaaagagccagtttggtctcgacgCTACGAACAGTATACTCAAGCCTACATCAAgcctacatacatacatgtctGCAGTGGTTAGATAAACCATGAATTCCATTTCCTACAATCCTTTCGGGAACCCCCTGAAATTCCTGAGAGTAACATTTCTGAGGAATGGCAGACTCTCTACACCACAACAGTTATACAACTCCGACTTTGAACATAAAATGAGCCATACATCTTTCTTCCTTTAATGGTTATTTCACTTTtttcaagtgtttttttgtccaggcagaaaaagaaaaccaaatccTTAAAAATCCATTGGCAGGCCTAGACCCAGTTTCATGGCATTGCCTACTACAGAATTCTACACTCCGCAAAGTGTGTGTGATTCTATGAAACGTAAGCGAAGACATCTATGGCAGTTGGGTAAAATTTTGCCCCATTAACCTTTTGTAACGTTTTATGCGCCTACTCTCCGCCTAAGATTGCAATTTGGCGAGTCAAAATGCATCATAAAGATATATGGTGCACGATATAACTGCGCGCTTgttgcctaaaatgtgcacatcAGCACACTACAGAGTGGAAAATTTAACACCCCCACAACGCTACTAGCAATTTATCGGGGGATGGTGCCACAGGAATTCAGTCAATATGTGCATTTGTTAATGTTTGACAAGTACATGAGCAGCATCACTACATACAAACATGACAATTCTGCTGGCATTTGATCAAGATCCAGGCAATAtgcagggggagggggggggggggggttggggctGAATGCCTCATCCGTTCTTTTGTTAATCACAACACATTGGTGACTTAAGGAGTTTCCATCAGCCTTGCCTTTATAGTGGCAAGCCTCTAAAATTGGGCAGGGCTGATTCACAGTCTTGTCTGCAGTTTGAGGGgcaagcagaaaatgttgctgaaCACcttttttctgctaaacaaaagTTTACCTTTGGTATAGGTAAAATGGTATTTTAGCAGGTCACCTTTTTTTCTGGTAtaagcataaatttgttgtgctataaactattttttgttctcaagcagctctttgaaaatgCCGCCCGAGTATTTCTCAACCTCTTCATCCTCCTGCCTGACTTGCCTAGCATCTTGGATTCAAAATCCGAATGTAGAAATAGTGTGTCTACATTTTCTGTAAATAAAATTTACGAGCAAATCAATGTCCCGATTTGCTAAGTAAAGTAGGATGAAATTAAACATAGTGTCTGTAACACGATCAGATGCCCTTCTGATTACCAAGCTGGTACTAGATGTATGTGCACATACAGTACATGTTGTAATTACTAATTAGCGCAGGGCAGAGCACATACTGACGTAGTAATCAGTCTTATGGGTTTCTCTGATTAGATCATACAACCTGCCTACGATTAGATTgatgtattaaagccattatacactttcggtacagacaaaaaatcaaaagttcacagatttacaaataatttacagggtttacagaaggtaatggtgaaagatttatcttgaaatattatatcatgaaatgctttactttttgagagcacattaaaacaatatcaattcttgatagcgagaattacggatttgttttaaacacatgtcatgacactgcgaaacgtggggtaaacaagagtgggttttcccgttattttctcccgactccaatgaccgattgagcctaaattttcacaggtttgttatttcatatagaagttgtgatacacgaagtgtgggccttggacaacactgtttaccgaaagtgtccaatggctttaaagtacaagtacatacatgtacagtacaggcATGTGAgtttgggaaggtagtgcattacTGCTCTGCAAACCAGGGGTGCTTTTTTGGTTAAACTTGCCATGGGTTAACCACTGGCCagtgaccgaaacagttattggttacgaccacCAATACGCACCCTACGCTTCGAGTGGATACCCTTGCCTTCATCCTTACGAACTGTGAAGgggaaccctgtttcagccccaggaggaGGTGGCAACGCATCCCTGGTTTCAGTTGGTTTGGGTTGATAACCACAATCAGTTAAGTGTGTCACTCATCTTGAAGTGGCTGTCTTTGTGAGTTGGGCAATATCTCATTAACCAAATATTGTTAAGAAGGTGTTCAATTTCAAAACAGGATGTCAAAAAGACAGCCAATCACCATTGCGGCCGGTGTAGTGGGCTGGTACACATGCAGGGCTCTTGAATTTGGGGGAAAAGTCCAAAAGACTTAAGGgcttgtatgtacatgtagctcaaaatTGTTTCTGTACCAGAATTTATTTGACAAGACCAGAAACAAAATTAGTTGAACAAGCGCTCAGAAAAAGGATCTATTTCATTTGTGTTTCTGTGTAAGTGTACTTCAATACTCTTTAAAGAGAATTGAAAGATAACTATCACCACATTCAcagtcaacatttatttcaaatgaaaaacacaagaccatcgAGCTTGTCCCATTGTGAGTTTACTGGTCTGACATTAAAATTACAGTCCTCGGGCATGtagtccagtgttaatttctaGCCCTGTACAGTACACACTGTACTATGAGGTATTATTAGTGCAGTGCAGTGCTGAGTGACTTGACAGTTGTCTCAATCGCTGATTAGATCACAGAGCTTGTTTTTCGTCTCTAGAGAAATTAGGACTCTACTTTTAGAATCAATTGACCAGTTTGACATTAGAGTCAAACAGTAGTAGTATGCAATGCTATTGTATGCCAAATAAACTGCTGTTTCATTCACATGCCACGAGTGAACAAAATTGAATCTTTGGTTTCCAGATGCAGTATACAAATCACAAAATCACGATTCTGTTTTGAATCATAAGGTGGCACACACatttgagtacatgtacatgtacagcacaAAAAACTTGAATTTAATTGATCCCCCGAAAAACTTCAACATGACTACACACACTGTGTGCAGTATTATAtaaaattgaataataataataataataggtatTTGTAATGTGCCAAATCAATCTGAAaaatgttcaaggcgcagaataTGTAGAGATCAATTTTGATAATTACACAGAAATAGCACTCTGCACTAGTGATGCTTAAAATACTTGGCTTTAGTTGAGGAGCCAATTGACTATAGACATGTTTGCATGAAACAGACATCACTCCTGCGGTTTAAATTGCAAAGTTGATTTGAAAAATAGCACTTGAACTTGCTCCTCATGGACATTTTTCTTTGAAACTCAACCCCCCATGTAATATCATTAGAATATGGAATGGGTGCAGAGGCAGGAAGGCCTGGAATTACGATGAGGCCATGGTCTTTGttgcccctgatcttggccttggtgccccttcaaatgatTCCCATAAACTTaagattttgaaaatgaaaatagccttgccctctcaaaagatgaaactccaggcctgtgCATCAACAAAATGacgggtacatgtacatgtacatggacagGTAGACGCCATTATACATACATTACACAGTATTGACAACAGGgaaaatttgtcttttgaaTTTATAAGTGTAGGCATATTTCCATTCCTTGCTGAGAAAGAGCTGCTTCTTGACTGATGTGAACAATAAAAAGAGGATTGTTATTTTTCCATCATCAGTTTCAATTCCATTGTCTGTGACAATTAGGGCTACCTAAACTCTTACATCCACAATTTAAAATGACAATATAAATTGTACATAATGTAACGCTGTCTGTTCGTATGTACATCACTGTCTGGTGAATTTATCTTTGTCTATCCTCAGAATGTATGGTAACTTCAGCTTGAATTTACCATAAGTGGCACTCTGCGAcgataaattgttttatttaccaATTATCCAAGCCCTTCATAATGTACAACCCAGCCAGGGGAGCTTTCCCTTGTAAATTTTTGATAGACCTTAAATGACGTCACCGTAATAAGGCACCCTAAAGCAGAGGTCCAAAGGTGTAGGCTTAGCATTTGTTCAAACATGGTTTTACCTCTAAATAAGATGGCAGTGGGATGACGTCAATGCTTAAGATCCGCTTTCTACTGCCTTGCCATTTACATGTAAGTTTAACAAATAAAAGGCAGTGAAGGACAGGGTGTGGCATGTACAATCttcattattgaaaaaaaaaaatacaaagactATATTTTGAAGTCAATAACCTGCACCAAGGAGAATCAGCATTTTCAAGTTGTTGTGAATAGAATTTGTGGCTTttatgatgtaggcctatagaaTAATATTGACCTAGCAATAAAAAAACTATTTGCTACTCCAACTATTTTTTAACCAACCTTCTCCTGCATTGAAACACTAAACATTAggttgggggagggggaagAGATGTATCAAGCTTCATAGACTATGATAAGATAAGATTTGAGCAACATATGTACAGGCAATTTTTAAAGCCGTATATTTAATCTTGAAATCTAGAAATACATATATTTAGAGTTGACGGCTTATTTGAACCTCAACTGGAGCATGGGCAGCAACTATCTTTCTTCGGGCTGACAGTTGATGGTAGCCTGACCGTTTCCCTGCTACTTCCTTTATCCTTGCTCCCATAGTGGGACGGCAGAGGGATGATCGGTCTATAGTTCTTCAACTGCGTGGACAGATCCGTGAAGATCTTCTCCACTTTATCGGCGTCCTCGTCCATCTTGGCCGACGTCTCGTAAAGTGGCATGCAGTTGGCGTCCGCAAATTTCTGCGCGATGCTCGTTGCGACCACTTTCTTGTCCTCGATGTCGCACTTGTTCCCGATCATTATACGGGGAATGTCTGGCGACAGGGAATGTCGGTCGCACTCGTCGATCCAGTTGGGTAAACCTTCGAAGGTGGACATCTTGGTGATGTCGTAGACGAAGACCACTGCGTGGACGTTACGGTAGTAGTGTTGCACCATGCTCTTGCGGAAACGCTCCTGGCCGGCCGTGTCCCACAGTTGGAGCTGGAGATGCGGGAAGACAAAAAAGAGAATGGATTAAGGGTGTGATAGAGTAAAATATTGCGGaatgtttctttaaacattAATAAGGATACTTACAGTATACCACCCATTTTCCAAACTAAAAATGATCAAATGCAACTTACACTTAAGTTAATCCAATGAACTAAAACAATGACATAGTAAACAAACTATTAAtgagaaattaaaaataaatagtcttaaataaaaaagttaaaccattaaataataataattttttgaatTATATTGCACCCATTCCATACACAAGCCCATACAAAATAATCaagaaacaattaaataaacaacagcAAAAGGATAATGATTAAACTGATAACTACAGcaaaatcacaaaataaacacaacaaattgtttaaaagttAGGAAATATCACAATCCATAAATGATAACACAAGACCCTTACAGAAGTTCTCGTATAATTAATCTTAAAAATTAAATCTTATAAAGACGGTTTGTTGTAGATAGATAAAATGTACACATGAGAGCAACAATAATAGCTGGAAAAAGAATGATGCagttaaatacatgtaattcagcattttgtttagtttgttgaTAATTAGGGAGCAAAGAGTCGTGCACACTCTAGGTGCAAGAGAGCGATACTTAGGCATATGCGGGCAATCCATTAGAACAATAGACAATTTTGCCGTTTGCCAGACCGCGGCATTGCACCCAATTTCTGGAACAATCCTACATGTTACGTGAGTTAATACGCCCCGACAACAGTAAGTTAGGACAATTCAATTGAGCGGTCCAAGTTTTTGTGTGAACAGTCCTTTCATTCAGATTTTAAGGCACTCCCTTAAGTAGCAACACAAATGTGTCACATGTTATATAAGCCTAGGCCTAcctaaaaatatttcaattacAAAGGGTATTGAAAGAGTTAGCAGCTCTTTTAAGTAAGCCTGGGTGTCGCTTACTTGTACACTGTGACTGTGCACAGTAACACACTAACGAGAACAAAAGATTTACCATAAATAGATTTAAGCATCCCTGAAAATTCCCCATAACAAGCAAAATCAATGCGTAACAACCTTGTTACCacaaaatatgtacaaaatatGTTGAGTGGGCCTAGTAGGGTCCAAGTACGGTAAACTTTTAAGGGAAGTACCACCAAGCCACatttacaaaaaggaaaaatcaAAAAAGCAAAAAGCAAAAAGTTTCCAGACCTAATGTACATAATGTGTTCAGGAAATCCCCAGGCCAATTATGACTCAGCCGGTCATGGTTACTTGTCAaaatgaaagtttgagctcaattgctaGTTTTCTGTAAACAAACAGTCCATTGAATTGCATGCAGTACGTAACCTTATATTGTGTGTCATTAATAATTTTGTGCAAACTCATAATTAGACAGTGTTACATTTGTATGCACTTGAAACATCATGTGTAAACAAACTACAACCATGCCCTTGGCGGGGCTTAGCCTACATACAGTACATGATTTATTTCTTTAACTGGCAAGATGGAGCTAAAAGATGGTCTTTCCTCACAAATCTGCCACTTTAGTCGGCCAGCATTTTCACTTTTTcaagttttacttttaataaAAAACTCTCTAATgtgtcactgctgagagaaAGATTGAATTATGGGTGCTGGTTTATGATTTACAAGGgatgagagtcattactaaaaaaaagtctgaaacttagatacaaattcaaagtatgttgaaatgatggcatttctaccgtttgataacccctggggttatagattccaaggagcttttgggaacagtatccacaacactagagaagtagaccaatgaacaggatttctttatttgtggaaaaacttattgtcaatttttttttcacaggccgacataaaaagtctgaattcagccaaaagtctgaacaatctcatccctggatTTAGGAACATattcatggccctgcttaccaTAGATTTTGAGGCTTACTGAATTGTGTACTACATAAGCACAAATTTCTt
It encodes:
- the LOC139935779 gene encoding putative Ras-related protein Rab-33; the encoded protein is MESPTSENVPAEQAKDKRGDDIDGFVAVEKQRRIFKIIVIGDSNVGKTCLTYRFCGGKFPEKTEATIGVDFREKNVTVDGETIKLQLWDTAGQERFRKSMVQHYYRNVHAVVFVYDITKMSTFEGLPNWIDECDRHSLSPDIPRIMIGNKCDIEDKKVVATSIAQKFADANCMPLYETSAKMDEDADKVEKIFTDLSTQLKNYRPIIPLPSHYGSKDKGSSRETVRLPSTVSPKKDSCCPCSS